The proteins below come from a single Sporomusaceae bacterium FL31 genomic window:
- the cheY_5 gene encoding response regulator, which translates to METQQGKVLICDDSLLVRKKLKDILTSIGCEVFEARNGKEAVEVYQTSRPDLVFMDIVMPDTDGLEALKNLKAFDDQANVIMLSSLGTSDKLIQALKYGAADFIQKPYTVEQITQIVAKIAK; encoded by the coding sequence ATGGAAACACAACAAGGTAAAGTACTCATTTGCGATGATTCTTTGTTAGTAAGAAAAAAACTAAAAGATATCCTGACCTCTATTGGGTGTGAGGTTTTTGAGGCTAGAAATGGCAAAGAAGCTGTTGAAGTCTATCAAACAAGTAGGCCTGACCTTGTTTTCATGGACATTGTAATGCCTGATACTGATGGATTAGAAGCCTTGAAAAATCTAAAGGCTTTTGATGACCAAGCCAATGTTATTATGCTCTCATCACTTGGGACGTCAGATAAGTTAATCCAGGCATTAAAGTATGGCGCAGCTGATTTTATTCAAAAGCCGTATACGGTGGAACAAATTACTCAAATAGTAGCGAAAATAGCGAAGTAG
- the mtnW gene encoding 2,3-diketo-5-methylthiopentyl-1-phosphate enolase: MLLSGDRFRVTYRLTGTEQEAYLKAKDICLEQTVEFPEELLPQNFIRDSIVGHIESFQASSDQAYQAVISYAVETTAHELTQLLNVIYGNISIKPGIRVESIDLPDVLLQCFKGPRFGRDGLRSLLNVPVRPLLFTALKPMGLSAQELARIAYQLALGGIDIIKDDHGLTDQCFAPFEERIGLCSAAVQEANRQTGQKSIFVANVTAPSHQVVAKAHQAKAAGAGGIMVAPALVGLDTMRHLADDDTLGLPVISHPAFQGSYVTSADHGISHAALFGQIARLAGADTTIYPNFGGRFSFSRAECESIAQAAQQPMGHIKAIFPSPGGGMTLERIPELLAVYGRDVIFLIGGGLFKHSPDILNNCRHFRDMVEKF, translated from the coding sequence ATGTTATTGTCAGGAGATCGATTTCGCGTTACGTACCGCTTGACCGGCACTGAGCAGGAAGCTTACCTGAAAGCCAAGGATATTTGTCTGGAGCAGACGGTGGAATTTCCCGAAGAATTGCTGCCCCAAAATTTTATTCGTGACTCCATTGTCGGGCATATTGAATCTTTTCAGGCAAGCAGTGATCAGGCTTATCAGGCAGTGATCAGTTATGCTGTTGAGACAACGGCTCATGAACTTACCCAGTTACTGAATGTCATATACGGAAATATCAGCATCAAGCCTGGAATCCGGGTGGAGAGTATTGATCTGCCGGATGTGCTGCTGCAGTGCTTTAAGGGGCCGCGGTTTGGGCGGGACGGCTTACGGTCTTTATTGAATGTACCGGTACGGCCGCTCTTATTTACGGCGTTAAAGCCAATGGGGCTTTCTGCGCAGGAACTGGCCCGGATTGCCTATCAATTAGCCCTTGGCGGTATTGATATTATTAAAGATGACCACGGGCTGACTGATCAATGTTTTGCACCTTTTGAAGAGCGCATTGGCTTATGTTCTGCTGCTGTCCAAGAAGCAAACCGCCAAACTGGTCAGAAAAGTATTTTTGTTGCCAATGTTACAGCACCTAGCCATCAAGTTGTTGCAAAGGCTCATCAGGCCAAGGCAGCAGGAGCTGGCGGTATTATGGTTGCACCGGCTTTAGTGGGGCTTGACACCATGCGTCATTTAGCGGATGATGATACTCTGGGGCTGCCAGTGATTAGTCACCCTGCCTTTCAGGGAAGCTATGTGACCAGTGCCGATCATGGCATTTCACACGCGGCACTCTTTGGGCAAATTGCGCGTTTGGCTGGCGCAGATACAACCATTTATCCGAATTTTGGCGGACGTTTTTCCTTCAGCCGAGCTGAGTGTGAAAGTATTGCCCAGGCGGCCCAACAGCCAATGGGGCATATCAAAGCGATATTTCCCAGTCCGGGCGGCGGGATGACTTTAGAGAGAATTCCTGAGCTTTTGGCTGTTTATGGCCGAGATGTGATATTTCTTATCGGCGGCGGTTTATTTAAACATAGCCCTGATATTCTTAATAATTGCCGCCATTTTAGAGATATGGTAGAAAAATTCTAA
- the nrgB gene encoding nitrogen regulatory PII — protein sequence MKKMTKIEIITRPGKLEELKEALNKIGVAGMTVSQVYGCGLQKGHTEVYRGTEYAINLLPKVKVETVVCEIPVEKVLETAQRVLKTGQIGDGKIFVYGIENAVRIRTGEEGDIAIIDPKA from the coding sequence ATGAAAAAAATGACTAAAATCGAAATTATTACCAGACCGGGTAAACTTGAAGAACTCAAAGAAGCTCTGAATAAAATAGGTGTTGCTGGTATGACGGTAAGCCAAGTATATGGTTGCGGTTTGCAAAAAGGCCATACTGAGGTTTACAGAGGTACTGAATATGCGATCAATTTATTACCTAAAGTTAAGGTAGAAACAGTTGTCTGCGAGATACCAGTAGAAAAAGTTCTGGAAACAGCTCAACGTGTACTGAAGACAGGCCAGATCGGCGATGGCAAGATCTTTGTATATGGTATTGAAAACGCTGTCAGAATTCGTACTGGTGAAGAAGGCGACATCGCAATCATTGATCCCAAAGCATAA
- a CDS encoding LysR family transcriptional regulator: protein MNVNFELYKVFYYVAKHLSFSEAANNMYISQSAVSQSIKLLEEQLGTKLFSRNTKQVKMTKSGELLFQHVEQAFNFIRTGERSLSELHSLQQGEIRIGASDTICKYYLLPYLKQFHQLYPKIKINITNRPSPICTELLAKGLVDVSIINLPNSDQVKDLTFKRLKSLHDVFIASPKYNYLKAKSLELEQLADYPLLMLERNSTTRLFFEHYLQQHNLKIVPEIELDSVDIMIELVKIGLGFSFIAREYIQKELASNELIMLNVNAEIPPRYLGIVTHSSLPIPVAAQKFIELLTLEKP, encoded by the coding sequence ATGAATGTTAACTTCGAACTCTATAAAGTCTTTTATTATGTTGCGAAGCATCTCAGCTTTTCCGAGGCTGCCAACAATATGTATATTTCTCAATCGGCAGTCAGTCAATCCATTAAATTACTGGAAGAACAGCTTGGCACAAAATTATTTTCGCGCAATACCAAGCAAGTCAAAATGACCAAATCAGGTGAACTGCTATTTCAGCATGTTGAGCAAGCATTCAACTTTATCCGCACCGGTGAACGCAGCCTGAGTGAATTGCATTCGCTTCAGCAAGGTGAAATTAGAATTGGAGCAAGTGATACCATTTGCAAATATTATCTGCTGCCTTATCTTAAGCAATTCCACCAGCTTTATCCGAAAATAAAAATTAATATCACTAACCGCCCTTCGCCAATTTGTACCGAACTATTGGCGAAAGGCCTGGTTGATGTCAGCATTATTAATTTACCAAATAGCGATCAGGTCAAAGATCTAACCTTTAAGCGCCTTAAGTCTCTGCACGATGTTTTTATTGCCAGTCCAAAATATAACTACTTAAAAGCAAAATCGCTTGAACTTGAGCAGCTAGCCGACTATCCATTATTAATGCTGGAAAGAAACTCAACAACCCGATTGTTTTTTGAGCACTATTTACAGCAGCACAATCTTAAAATTGTGCCTGAAATTGAATTGGACAGCGTTGATATCATGATTGAGCTAGTTAAAATCGGCTTAGGCTTCTCATTTATTGCGCGCGAATATATTCAGAAAGAATTGGCCAGCAATGAGCTGATTATGCTGAATGTAAATGCCGAAATTCCACCACGCTATCTGGGAATTGTCACCCATTCCAGCTTGCCCATCCCCGTTGCCGCCCAAAAATTCATTGAGTTATTAACGTTAGAAAAGCCTTAG
- a CDS encoding two-component system response regulator, giving the protein MDKIRVLVVDDSPFSQKIMAGTLDQTIFEVCGFAENGWDAVAKYKFLSPDVVTMDMNLPDMDGIACSKEIMSINPAAKIVMVSAMRDESLLSRGYSVGVQAFLQKPLKPAELIDTLRQVCSCSPDNQEWHSKYLTHFVSALQQNILQMAKLESRITTAVDDQPKFTAHGVAIIIGITGKQSGRIILTTSEATARKFTQIIFGGMDVDEDDILNSIAEFANIIGGHSVSVINNIFRGAELRLTPPGIMSGSTIDLINPRLSSFNIQVETEIGMINMNIGFAGGNSLGC; this is encoded by the coding sequence TTGGATAAAATCCGGGTACTAGTTGTTGATGATTCGCCCTTTAGTCAAAAAATTATGGCAGGAACTTTAGATCAAACTATCTTTGAAGTTTGTGGCTTTGCTGAAAATGGCTGGGATGCTGTTGCTAAATACAAATTCCTTAGCCCGGATGTAGTGACAATGGATATGAATTTGCCTGACATGGATGGTATTGCTTGCAGTAAAGAAATTATGAGTATTAATCCTGCTGCTAAAATCGTTATGGTTAGCGCTATGCGGGATGAGAGCCTGCTTTCACGCGGATATTCAGTTGGGGTACAAGCCTTTTTACAGAAGCCTCTTAAACCCGCAGAATTAATAGATACGCTTCGCCAGGTTTGTTCGTGCTCGCCAGACAACCAGGAATGGCATAGTAAATATTTGACTCATTTCGTATCAGCCTTGCAGCAGAACATTTTGCAAATGGCAAAGCTAGAAAGCCGGATTACTACGGCTGTTGACGATCAGCCGAAGTTTACCGCTCATGGTGTTGCTATTATTATCGGAATAACCGGTAAGCAGTCTGGACGGATTATCCTTACCACAAGTGAAGCTACCGCTCGTAAATTTACTCAAATTATCTTTGGCGGCATGGATGTTGATGAAGATGATATTCTTAACAGTATTGCAGAATTTGCAAATATAATTGGTGGGCACAGTGTTTCCGTCATTAATAATATATTTCGCGGTGCCGAATTGAGATTGACGCCGCCAGGAATCATGAGTGGCAGCACCATTGATCTTATAAATCCACGCTTGAGTTCATTTAATATTCAAGTGGAAACTGAAATCGGGATGATAAATATGAATATCGGCTTTGCAGGAGGTAATAGCCTTGGATGTTAA
- a CDS encoding membrane protein has translation MSVNQVYGLMVLTAVFWSGAFITGKLAIREFPAFALTFFRFLLAIPFIFAILYKRQPDNWIPRAKDWKPLILLGIGGTFLYHALFFSCLKYTTAINSSLIGSTNPMITALLAAMLIKERMSPVRAFGTLLSLFGVILTVTHGQWSVLANFEFNSGDLLMFAAVCSWAGYSLFSRRVMQHYQLSPLMLTAYTFLICTIFSIPFVLWENPASYLPQATLGGWLSILYMSIFASVLGYLFHFMAIQKIGAAKAAIFINLVPVFTIVQSIMILGEPFDLLKLISALIIIGGVYLTTRPEPESSTPQVRLKGHSLKL, from the coding sequence ATGTCAGTCAATCAAGTGTATGGCCTAATGGTGCTAACTGCAGTCTTCTGGTCAGGTGCCTTCATTACAGGAAAACTGGCAATACGTGAATTTCCGGCATTTGCGCTAACCTTTTTTCGGTTCTTGCTGGCCATTCCGTTTATTTTTGCTATTTTATATAAACGGCAGCCCGACAACTGGATACCACGGGCAAAGGACTGGAAACCGTTAATATTGTTAGGTATTGGCGGTACTTTTTTGTACCATGCCTTATTTTTCTCTTGCTTGAAATATACAACAGCGATCAACTCTTCTTTAATTGGTTCAACCAATCCAATGATTACCGCTCTATTGGCAGCTATGCTTATTAAAGAGCGGATGAGTCCAGTACGGGCTTTTGGTACGCTGCTATCCTTATTTGGGGTTATTTTGACTGTTACCCATGGTCAATGGTCAGTGTTGGCTAATTTTGAGTTTAATTCAGGTGACTTGCTGATGTTTGCTGCAGTATGCAGCTGGGCAGGCTATTCACTATTCAGCCGACGGGTTATGCAGCATTATCAGTTATCACCCTTGATGCTCACCGCCTATACCTTCCTGATTTGCACGATATTCTCGATACCGTTTGTGCTGTGGGAGAATCCTGCCAGTTATCTGCCGCAGGCAACCCTTGGCGGTTGGTTATCAATTCTGTATATGTCCATCTTTGCATCGGTGTTAGGCTATCTGTTTCATTTTATGGCAATCCAAAAGATTGGGGCAGCAAAAGCGGCTATTTTTATTAATTTAGTACCGGTTTTTACCATTGTCCAGTCTATTATGATTCTTGGTGAGCCATTTGATTTGCTTAAGTTGATTAGTGCGCTCATTATTATTGGCGGTGTTTATTTAACGACCAGACCAGAACCCGAAAGCTCTACGCCGCAAGTTCGGCTTAAAGGGCATTCTCTTAAGCTGTAG
- a CDS encoding UPF0345 protein encodes MSQFENVTVVKKANVYFNGSVTSRTVLFADGTKKTLGIMMPGDYDFGTEAAEIMEILAGQLTVLLPGSVEWKTVSGGETFHVPAHSRFQLKVTEVTDYCCSYIHE; translated from the coding sequence ATGAGTCAGTTTGAGAATGTTACGGTTGTAAAAAAAGCGAATGTTTATTTCAATGGCAGTGTGACCAGCAGAACGGTACTGTTTGCTGATGGAACCAAAAAGACACTAGGCATTATGATGCCAGGTGATTATGATTTTGGTACAGAGGCTGCTGAAATTATGGAAATCTTAGCCGGACAGTTAACCGTGCTGCTGCCTGGCTCTGTGGAATGGAAAACGGTTTCTGGCGGCGAAACTTTTCATGTTCCCGCTCATTCTCGCTTTCAGCTTAAAGTAACCGAAGTAACTGATTACTGCTGCTCTTATATTCATGAATAA
- a CDS encoding chemotaxis protein CheX, with the protein MDVKLINPFVDAVATVMPQLGFQNISRGKLALKEQYVSSQGVTVLIGMTNQVRGNIAYNMSEETAKSIASVMMMGMPVDKMDEIAQSAISEMVNMVTANAAINFEKQGMNVDISPPSLALGEDFKIKVSSTKYLALELMVDSNSIELNIGLGL; encoded by the coding sequence TTGGATGTTAAATTGATCAATCCATTTGTTGATGCAGTAGCTACGGTTATGCCGCAGTTGGGATTTCAAAACATCAGCCGCGGTAAATTAGCATTAAAAGAACAATATGTTTCCAGCCAAGGTGTTACAGTTTTAATTGGAATGACCAATCAAGTGCGTGGCAATATTGCTTATAATATGAGCGAGGAAACTGCAAAATCCATCGCATCGGTGATGATGATGGGAATGCCAGTAGACAAGATGGATGAGATTGCGCAAAGCGCTATTTCTGAGATGGTAAATATGGTGACAGCGAATGCGGCGATAAATTTTGAGAAACAGGGTATGAATGTTGATATCTCTCCGCCCAGCCTGGCGTTAGGCGAGGATTTTAAAATCAAAGTCAGCAGCACCAAGTATTTGGCATTGGAATTAATGGTTGATTCTAATTCTATTGAATTGAACATTGGCTTAGGCCTATAA
- a CDS encoding beta-D-galactosidase produces the protein MIIGNIANLDREINQLPAALQKGLKYLATVDVRQLAIGRYDIEGDNLFALVSSYKPQPQEQCKAETHVKYIDIQFIVSGEEVMGFAAWSTAHEILEDCSIERDAIFYQYVDKESNVLLSEGTYAILFPWDVHRPCGLGEYGGEVKKVVIKIAMDLLK, from the coding sequence ATGATCATTGGAAATATTGCAAATCTGGATCGGGAAATTAATCAATTGCCGGCAGCCTTACAAAAAGGGCTGAAATATTTAGCTACGGTTGATGTGAGACAATTGGCGATAGGTAGGTATGATATTGAGGGAGATAATCTGTTTGCTTTGGTATCAAGCTATAAGCCTCAGCCGCAAGAACAATGCAAAGCTGAAACCCATGTGAAATATATCGATATTCAATTTATTGTCAGCGGCGAAGAGGTTATGGGGTTTGCGGCTTGGAGCACAGCCCATGAAATATTGGAGGATTGCTCGATAGAGCGGGATGCTATCTTTTATCAATATGTCGATAAAGAATCCAACGTATTATTGTCTGAAGGCACTTATGCCATTCTTTTTCCCTGGGATGTACACCGGCCGTGCGGTTTGGGAGAGTATGGCGGCGAAGTGAAAAAGGTGGTTATAAAAATAGCGATGGATTTGCTGAAATAA
- a CDS encoding ammonium transporter yields the protein MKKLWSILAICLMLTFLLVPVAFGAEGTDGAAAAVEAAAEAPAIDTGDTAWVLASAALVMLMTPGLALFYGGMVKTKNVLSTIMQSFFIVALISVQWVLFGYSLTFGPDIGGFIGSLDWVGLNGVGQEANADYAATIPALAFVAFQCMFAVITPALITGSFAERMRFPAFVVFILAWSTLVYNPFAHWVWGVGGWLRDLGALDFAGGTVIHILSGVSGLVTCIVLGKRRGYGTSPMLPHHLPMTVLGAALLWFGWFGFNAGSALGANGLAASAFVVTQVAAAAATLSWVFVEWMHNGKPTILGAVSGCIAGLVAITPAAGFVSTVPAVIIGLAGGAICYFAVAVVKRKLGYDDSLDAFGVHGVGGTWGAIATGLFASKGVNSAGTDGFFFGGGMDPVITQLIAIAAAWVFAAVMTFVLLKIIGAFMKLRVSDDEEVTGLDVSEHGERAYAQDFVAGSPIAHGHEIVQQNVAGKANLV from the coding sequence ATGAAAAAACTATGGTCAATCTTAGCAATTTGTCTAATGTTAACTTTCCTGCTTGTGCCAGTAGCGTTTGGTGCAGAAGGAACAGATGGAGCAGCAGCAGCTGTAGAAGCAGCAGCTGAGGCACCTGCAATTGATACTGGTGATACAGCATGGGTCCTTGCAAGTGCCGCACTGGTTATGCTGATGACTCCTGGCTTGGCTTTATTTTACGGTGGTATGGTAAAAACTAAGAATGTTCTCAGCACGATTATGCAAAGTTTCTTTATTGTCGCACTTATTTCAGTACAATGGGTTCTTTTTGGATATTCCTTAACTTTTGGTCCAGACATTGGTGGTTTTATTGGTAGTTTGGATTGGGTCGGCTTAAATGGGGTTGGCCAAGAGGCAAATGCCGATTATGCTGCAACAATTCCGGCATTGGCATTCGTAGCTTTCCAATGCATGTTTGCTGTCATTACTCCAGCTCTGATTACTGGTTCATTTGCTGAACGTATGAGATTCCCAGCTTTCGTTGTATTCATTTTGGCTTGGTCCACTCTGGTTTATAATCCGTTTGCACACTGGGTATGGGGTGTTGGCGGTTGGTTACGTGACTTAGGAGCTCTTGACTTCGCTGGTGGTACTGTTATTCATATTCTATCCGGTGTTTCCGGCTTAGTTACTTGCATTGTTCTTGGTAAGCGTCGTGGTTATGGTACTTCACCAATGCTGCCTCATCATTTGCCAATGACTGTCTTGGGTGCTGCTTTACTGTGGTTCGGCTGGTTTGGTTTTAATGCCGGTAGTGCTCTTGGGGCAAATGGGCTGGCTGCTTCTGCCTTTGTTGTGACTCAAGTTGCGGCTGCTGCAGCAACTTTATCTTGGGTGTTTGTTGAATGGATGCATAATGGTAAACCAACTATCCTTGGCGCTGTCAGCGGTTGTATTGCCGGTTTAGTCGCTATTACTCCAGCTGCTGGTTTCGTATCTACCGTTCCGGCTGTAATCATTGGTTTGGCTGGTGGTGCAATTTGCTACTTCGCGGTTGCTGTTGTTAAACGCAAACTTGGTTATGATGATTCATTGGATGCTTTTGGCGTACATGGTGTAGGTGGTACTTGGGGTGCAATTGCAACTGGCTTGTTTGCTTCCAAAGGTGTTAATTCAGCTGGTACAGATGGCTTCTTCTTTGGCGGTGGCATGGATCCTGTTATCACTCAATTGATTGCCATTGCTGCTGCTTGGGTATTCGCTGCTGTTATGACATTTGTACTATTAAAAATCATTGGTGCATTCATGAAACTGCGTGTCAGCGATGACGAAGAAGTGACTGGACTTGATGTCAGCGAACATGGTGAAAGAGCGTATGCTCAAGATTTCGTAGCTGGCTCTCCTATTGCTCATGGTCATGAGATTGTGCAACAAAACGTTGCGGGAAAAGCAAATTTGGTTTAA
- a CDS encoding aminotransferase: protein MNWADRISPTVRSIPPSGIRRFFDIVAEMKGVVSLGVGEPDFITPWHIRESCVYGLERGYTSYTSNYGLLELREEIVKVTERDYKVSYDPRSEVLITVGVSEALDLALRAVLSPGDEALVPEPCYVSYKACVTLAGGVPVPVPTNMDNQFRVTVEQLEALVTPRTKVLLIGYPNNPTGAIMPREELLSIAEFAAKHDLIVISDEIYANLTYESEHTCFASLPDMRDRTILLNGFSKAYAMTGWRIGYAMSNPDFISAMTKIHQYTMLCAPITAQVAAVEALRHGESNMRKMVAEYDCRRRFMLDGLHSMGLKCFEPKGAFYIFPSIKETGLTSLEFAEELLKAEKVALVPGDAFGESGQGYVRCSYATSMTNLSKALERIGRFVKTRL from the coding sequence ATGAACTGGGCTGACCGAATCTCTCCTACCGTCCGTTCTATCCCGCCCTCCGGCATCAGAAGATTTTTTGATATTGTCGCCGAAATGAAAGGTGTGGTTTCACTCGGCGTTGGCGAACCTGATTTTATTACTCCCTGGCATATCAGAGAAAGCTGTGTCTATGGACTGGAGCGCGGTTATACGTCCTATACGTCTAATTACGGTTTATTAGAACTGCGCGAAGAGATTGTTAAAGTCACCGAACGTGATTACAAAGTCAGCTATGATCCACGTTCGGAAGTGCTGATCACCGTCGGTGTCAGTGAGGCGTTGGATTTAGCATTGCGTGCTGTATTATCTCCAGGTGATGAAGCACTTGTCCCCGAGCCTTGTTACGTATCTTATAAAGCCTGTGTCACACTGGCCGGAGGTGTGCCAGTCCCTGTGCCAACCAATATGGATAATCAGTTCAGAGTTACCGTGGAACAACTGGAGGCATTAGTAACCCCTCGAACTAAGGTATTGTTGATTGGTTATCCGAATAATCCAACCGGTGCCATTATGCCCCGTGAAGAGTTGCTCTCGATTGCTGAATTTGCCGCTAAACATGACCTGATTGTCATTTCTGATGAAATATATGCCAATCTGACCTATGAGTCTGAACATACTTGCTTTGCATCACTGCCTGATATGCGAGATAGAACCATTCTGCTGAATGGTTTTTCTAAAGCTTATGCAATGACAGGCTGGCGAATTGGTTATGCCATGTCCAATCCTGATTTTATCTCGGCTATGACCAAAATCCATCAATATACCATGTTATGTGCACCAATTACTGCTCAGGTAGCCGCCGTTGAAGCGCTGCGCCACGGCGAGAGCAACATGCGGAAAATGGTAGCCGAATATGACTGCCGCCGCCGCTTCATGCTAGATGGGCTGCACAGTATGGGCTTGAAATGTTTTGAACCGAAAGGTGCTTTTTATATCTTTCCATCCATTAAAGAAACCGGCTTGACTTCACTAGAATTTGCCGAAGAATTGCTAAAAGCTGAAAAAGTAGCCCTAGTTCCTGGTGATGCCTTTGGCGAAAGCGGGCAAGGCTATGTTCGCTGTTCCTATGCAACTTCCATGACCAATCTGTCAAAAGCCCTCGAACGAATTGGGCGATTTGTCAAAACACGACTATAA
- a CDS encoding AsnC family transcriptional regulator — protein MKQLLELLEHDAKRPISELAIMLGKSEQEVAAEIKALEEDKIIIKYHTIINWEKTGVDTVTAMIEVKITPQREVGFDAIAERIYRFPEVRSLYLMSGAYDLLVMLEGPNLKEIAEFVSTKLSTIDGVISTTTHFMLKAYKEAGVIIEDHEEDRRLVVTP, from the coding sequence ATGAAACAACTACTGGAACTATTAGAACATGATGCTAAGCGCCCTATCTCAGAATTAGCGATCATGCTTGGTAAGTCTGAGCAGGAAGTGGCTGCCGAAATTAAAGCATTGGAAGAAGATAAGATTATTATCAAATATCATACCATTATCAACTGGGAGAAAACCGGAGTCGACACAGTAACTGCAATGATTGAAGTCAAGATCACTCCGCAACGGGAAGTAGGTTTCGATGCCATAGCCGAACGCATTTATCGCTTCCCGGAAGTGCGCAGTCTTTATCTCATGTCCGGGGCTTATGATTTGCTGGTTATGCTCGAAGGGCCAAACTTAAAGGAAATTGCCGAATTTGTATCAACAAAGCTGTCCACGATTGACGGAGTCATCAGCACAACGACACACTTTATGCTAAAAGCTTATAAAGAAGCAGGTGTCATTATTGAAGATCATGAAGAAGATCGGCGACTGGTGGTGACTCCATGA
- the speD gene encoding S-adenosylmethionine decarboxylase proenzyme, with protein MDIKEIKKLKLYGFNNLTKSLSFNMYDICYAKTPEHRQAYIEYIDEEYNADRLTSILTEVANIIGANILNIAKQDYDPQGASVTMLISEEPVQKDLEDPQSEAVVCHLDKSHITVHTYPESHPDKGISTFRADIDVSTCGHISPLKALNYLINSFSSDIAIVDYRVRGFTRDVNGKKYFIDHKINSIQNYIKPDIRELYQMIDVNVYQENIFHTKMILKEFDLDNYLFGTAKKELLTGEKKKIKQRVKKEMSEIFYGRNVPRVKI; from the coding sequence ATGGATATTAAGGAAATTAAAAAGCTCAAATTGTATGGATTCAACAATCTAACGAAATCTCTAAGTTTTAACATGTATGACATCTGCTATGCTAAGACTCCCGAGCATCGCCAGGCGTATATTGAATATATAGACGAAGAATATAACGCTGATCGCCTTACGAGTATTTTAACAGAAGTAGCGAATATTATTGGGGCTAACATCCTCAATATTGCCAAACAGGATTATGATCCTCAGGGAGCTAGTGTTACTATGCTGATTTCTGAAGAGCCTGTTCAAAAAGATCTGGAAGATCCGCAATCAGAGGCTGTTGTCTGTCATTTGGATAAAAGTCATATCACGGTGCATACTTATCCGGAAAGTCACCCTGATAAAGGGATTAGTACCTTCAGAGCTGATATCGATGTGTCCACCTGTGGTCACATTTCGCCACTGAAAGCGTTAAACTATCTAATTAATTCATTTAGCTCAGATATTGCTATCGTCGATTATCGTGTACGTGGTTTTACACGTGATGTGAATGGAAAAAAATATTTCATTGATCATAAGATCAATTCCATCCAAAATTATATTAAACCGGATATTCGCGAATTGTATCAAATGATTGATGTGAATGTTTATCAGGAAAATATCTTTCATACAAAAATGATCCTGAAGGAATTTGATTTAGATAATTATTTATTTGGGACAGCTAAAAAAGAGTTGTTAACCGGTGAAAAGAAAAAAATTAAGCAACGAGTGAAAAAAGAAATGTCTGAGATTTTCTATGGGCGCAATGTACCTAGAGTCAAAATCTAA